The genomic interval AGTAATTTTTCATGATTCGCATCACGTGAAAATCATTACTTAATTGAAACGATAGTACAGGATCGTGTATTTCTTTTCGTTTTACTTTATCGATATACTCTTTTGGAGTTAATTCGGCTGCGTATTTACCATAATTAGGGATTCTACCTGCAAATACAATTGATTTTAAATTAAATTGTTCACATATTTCTTTTCGGGCATCATACATACGTCGTCCAAGTCGTAAACCTCGGTATTTTGGATGTACAAATACATCGATTCCATATAAAACTTCACCTTTATATGTGTGGGTTGAAAATGTATAATTTCCCGTTATTTTGGCATAATCGTGGTTTTTATCTACGATTTCTTCGGGTACAATTAGTGACAATGCAGAACCTACCACAAGACCATCTACTATAATTACAAGTTGTCCTTCGGGGAAAATTTTAAGTAATTTTTTGACTTCGGATTCGTTCCAATAATTGTCAGCCATTTCTGGATAGGACTCCATCATGGATTTTTTCAATTCTTTATAATCCGCTATTTTTAAATTTCGTAATTCAACTTTATTGATTTCTGCTTGCATAAAATATTTTTGATTTATGCTAAGTTACAAAAAAAACCTATCCGTTTACAAACGCTTACAAATATTTACAACCGAAAGTAATTGAATGATAACCGAATAACTTTTGGGAGCTGTCGCATCTTTGTAATGTCGGAAACAAACAACGATTCTTTCGACAAAACTATAACCCAACAAAAGAATCTGAAACGAGTTCAGATTAAAACATTTTAAATTTATACGCCATGAATGCATTAAGAAACAAAGTACAATTAATTGGACACTTAGGAAATGACCCAGAAATCAAAAATTTTGAGGGTGGGAAAAAGTTAGCCAACTTTACATTAGCCACAAATGAAAGTTACAAAAATGAAAAAGGAGAAAAAGTAGAAGAAACCCAATGGCACAAAGTTGTAGCTTGGGGGAAAACTGCCGAAATTATTGAAAAGTATGTCACTAAAGGCAAAGAAATTGCAGTAGAAGGAAAGCTAACACACCGTACCTATGATGATAAAAACGGAGAAAAACGTTATATCACAGAAGTTGTGGTCTCTGAGCTTTTGATGTTAGGGAAGTAGTGAGTACAAAATTTAAAAGTAAATCCCCATTTTAGTCCTTAAACTAAAGTGGGGATTTTATATGAAAAATGGTTTTATTCAATAATCAAAAGCTTTT from Flavobacterium ovatum carries:
- the ssb gene encoding single-stranded DNA-binding protein, giving the protein MNALRNKVQLIGHLGNDPEIKNFEGGKKLANFTLATNESYKNEKGEKVEETQWHKVVAWGKTAEIIEKYVTKGKEIAVEGKLTHRTYDDKNGEKRYITEVVVSELLMLGK